TAATTTCCACACGCATGTCGACATTTTAACGACCTTTTGACCCGACGCTCAGCGTGTTTCAGTGTTGCTACATCACCTCACACTGGAAACAGAACCACCTGATCCGATCTGAGACATCAttaatgttctggttctgatccgactCTCAGCTTCACGGTCCATGTCTCCCCGCCGCAGGTTCTCACAGGATTGCAGCAATAATTTGTGTAGgaggttgggaaacactgaatTCCTCTGCACtgatgtatgtatgtgtgtgtgtgtgtgtgtgtgtgtgtgtgtgtgtgtgtgtgtgtgtgtgtgtgggtgtgtgtgtgtgtgtgtggagacaTTCCTCCATGACAGATGACATGAAGCTCAGATTCTTGTGATGGAGGCAGATTGAActtctgattaaatattttaaacatttgccgTTTTATCATCatcagaaaacaatgaaaaacattttaaaatctgttcagATCAAACATTACAGCCTCTTGTGTCtctacagaaaataatttaaattatgatgagaaaaaacaagatCCTTCAGATCTAAttctaaatttaaagtttagGAACCGGTCGTGTATTTCTGGGTCCAGAGTTGGAAAATGACccaaagacagaaaatcagCACCAACATGACTTTAGACTTCAGTCCGCTAATGCGCTAACAGCAGAGCTAATTTGTGCCTTCAGCTTTAGCTCTTCTGctactttgaaaatgtttcactgagaaCCTTGTtagtgtagcgctttagcattagccgGGCTAAAACTGCTTAAatcttaaagttgttttaagatCAAATGATAGAaataagtttgattttaaaatgaaattattattctgtattttagGAAGTTCTAATCAGTAAAGTTTCTGATGTGAGACTCAACACTGAATAAATGGAGGAATCATCCATTTCCAAGACAAACCTCACGGCCCGATGGCTCAATAAAACCAGAACGGATCCGGTTCCCTGAGTCTGActgcagatgttctggttctgtaaaAACAACCAGAATCATGAAGACTAAAGAAACACAAGCAGCCACAGATATTCTGGGATGGTTCAGAtcaaaactgattaaaatggtctagtcaaagtccagacctgaatcctAGTGAGGAGAACCTGTAGATGTTCTCCATCCATCTATCTGAGCGTCTCGTcgcatgaaatcccaataaaagagtaaatattaaatgtaacaaCATGTGGAAAGTTAATGGGTGTGAATATTGTTTAAGTTGGGTTCTGGGGCCCATATGGGGCCCATATGGGGCCCACTGACACTGACTGGCCCCGGACGCTGACAGGacagaaatatgattaaaatcacacaaacaaaGTTAAGACTGCGGGTTTAAAGTCCATGTTGACTCGAACTGATCGGTTAATTGATCTGAAGGACCAAAGAGTCCATAACGCCGGTTCCGAAAACTCCAGAGTCCGAGCAGCCTCCAATCCGAACCCTCAGAGTGATGAAGCTCTGCTCGCACCTGAGGAAACTTTACCTGAGCGTCGAcaggtaaaacaaaagaaaacaaaacatccggTTCTGACGGGACGGGATGACAGaagttcagaaacaaacaaaccagcgTTTGGATTCAAACGGACCCAGCCGCGTTCTGCtctaaaaacccaaaacaaaccagaaactCCCAGAAACCAGGAAGAACCGAGtcaccgaaccgaaccgaaccgaaccgaaccgagccGGCCCGGTCGGAACCAGCGGGACTCCTTACCGTGAGGACCGCAGTTCGGCTGGGTCAGGATGAAGTCTGCAGTGGAAACGAAGCATCACAATCACTGCAGCTGATCTGCAGGGACTCCGCCCTCAGTGGGCGGGGCCGCGGGGGCCCACTGAGCCACGTGGGCGGGACCACGGGCCGCTTCCACGGTGCAGGGTGGTAAATCTATAATCAATCATCAGCAATCAATAATCTGTCCCGATCCGCAGGAGGACGGGACTCAGTCTGaatgaataataatgaaaccCAGGAGCGATGCTGAGATCCTGGAGGCCCGGGGCCTCAGGGGCCCCTCAGTTCCTgatgtaaacaataaacattaaatatgtccAGAATTAATTTCCTCCATATTGGcttcaataaaatgaaagcaaaataaactttCCTGAAAGCAGAAGTTTACGTTCAACTTCTGACgtcaaatgagagaaaacatttcctgtttcagttggttattaaaattattttatttattaatggcTACAATATTctaactttaatatttaataaattagattgAAAATAtcagcaggtattaaacatgtttctatattaaatatgatttttcttGGTCTGGGATATTaagatattaaatgttttcagtaggAAAATGATcataatgaacagaaataaagtctttaaaggTTCATATTTCACTTTGTGATGAAGTTCATGAAATAAAtggatttagttttaattattgaattaaaactgaactaaaatatttgttataataataaaattataatctaGTGGAAAATCAATATGAAGCTgaaattacaaatgttttggatcaaaaatataaaatatatctgttacatttcagtcatttattttttatgtctgtcttattgcataaaaacaacattaagcttatttttgagaattttatataaaatgattAGAAATAAATTCTTAATTCAATCAAATcttgaaagtttattttaaaatgcatttagttATGTGTAAATATGAGATTAGATTATTGATCAATTAAAAAAGTTGTCTTAAAATCAAATGATAGAaataagtttgattttaaaatgaaattattattttgtattttagaaataaagttcTGCTGTGAATCAATTCAAatcaatttacagtaaaatttagtcataaagtttagatttttaaatgttgatattaatttaatattcttGCAGTCATGAAAATTTATTCAGTAATTATTGAAATAAGGCAGAATTTTCACTGTCAGTAAATAATGTTTGTGAATTAATGAGTgaatttattcaattaaaaatatttcattgacCCCAAAGTGaggttaaataataaatgtaattatttgttgCATCCATTGGTTCTATGAAGCGCAGCAGTTCCTCCTGtcgcccacagcatgatgctgccaccaccagccTGCCCAGTTAAAGTCTCCCTGTCCCTCCAACGTAACGATGATCAGaatgaaacaaacttttatttctccacAAGTTAAACTCTCTTCCTGTTCGTTAATCGTTTCTCGTGACGGATTCTTCCTCACTGAGCAGCTTTTCAGATCAAATcacaactaaaatgttttagtagCTTCAGCTGCAAAAGGTCTTAAAACATCCgcaggcagccaatcagcagcttCCAGAGCGATGACATCACtctcttaaagagacacaacTCTGTTTCTACCGTGAGCTCCTGGTTTCTGCTGTGGAGATAGTTTAGTTTAACTCAGTTtagtttagcttagcttagcttagttTAGCTTAGCTcagtttagcttagcttagctcagtttagcttagcttagcgaTATTTTCCAGGATCCAGTTGGACTGAAAGGAAGAGGAAACTCTCGGCGTTTTTCTCGGTTTAATGTTTCATGTTGGCATCGTCACAGATAAAAATGTCCGCCGACGTTAACAGACACACAAACGTTTCTATTTACATGAAATCCAATAAATACAGGAGTTACagtggaggtcaaaggtcagaggtcacctcTGAGAAAAGACGCTTCagtaacaaattaaaagttcaaactgatttggaataaaatcacaaaaaggcacaaaatgtaaaaacagtaaGTTGATCAGaagcagcaaaataaatcattttaattatatttattataaatttacatatttcttttctttattgtttatggTCCTAGTTAAATCATCTACAAACTCATTTATTGCATGCAGCCCAGAGTTAAAACGTCTGATCATCATCAGCAtctaaattattcatttcaatTTACAATTAATCTCTGAGGctcataaatatacatacaccCTGTAGAATATTTGGTTTCATGTCTGTCAGGCATCAGAGCCTCAAACGATCATTTTACcgacattaaattaatttaactgGAATTTTCTGAAGTTTTATTCCAGGGGGAAaacagtgaggaagaggaggaggatgaagaaacTCGAAGTACGACGGAGAATCAGAGACGAGCAAAAGAATTAACTACGAGAAAAACAGTCGGAATAAAAGTCGTACAACAAAAAGTCATGagaataaaatggtaaaaataggagaaaaagatcaaaaagtCACAATTAAGAGATTAGAATCAAATCTGGACGTTTATCAGGAAAAGTTTCCCCagaaatttatgattttattctgataataaaaaaataaaatctcagtttaATATTCTGCTgcatcaaagtttttattttaggatttttctgaaaaacgACTGGAGAACAACAAACCCACCGGTTCAAgacgtttccatagcaacaaggAGCATGATGGGTATTTTTGGCGGACCTTGTCCTCAGTCTTTGTGATGATAAAAGGTTCTGTTCAGCGGCGTTAAGCAGAACCACAGTGACCCGTTAGCGACCCGCTGGCGTTTCCACAGGGTTCAAAGGTCGTATGGCAGAAATGAACCCGGAGGAAAAGTATTTACAGATGAAACGTTCTGCCAGAACCTCATGCAGGTTCCAGACGTtacaggagcagcagagaggaaacgCTGCAGGAGTGGACCCAACGGCGCCGACCCAACGGCGCCGACCCAACGGCGCCGAGCGGATCTGATGTCTGACTCTGAGGGAAAACCTTCAGGTCCTTCAGGATCTCCAGGATCTCCAGGATCTCCAGGTTCTTCAGGTTCTTCAGGTTTGGCTCTGAAACTTTTCCCTCAGGTTTTTCACGATGCTCTTCTGCCCGGAGTCGGGTCGGGTTTTCTGCGACTCGTCCTGCTCTGAGGGCGGCGGCGCCGTCTTGGCGTCGTCCCTCAGCCTGTAGTCGTCGGACTCCTGGTAGGCGCGGCAGCGGTCGATGACGGCCATGATGGAGATTTTCTCCCGGCTGGTGGGCGAGCGGATCTGGACGTATCCGTCGTCCTGACCCGGTTCCCTGTTCCCGGGTTCTGGAAGCTTCTCCATGATGATGATCTTGTGTTCGGGGTCGTCTGTGAGCGGCGCCTCGGCGGCGACGTAGTAACCGTGGTCCAGAGGGTCGCGATCCCGCCGGATCCGCTGCAGATCGCCCAGCGGCTGCAGGCTGAGCCGCGGGTCCAGAGAGTTGGCCCTGTGCAGCCGTCTGGACCTGACCGCTGCCACACGCCGCTGGTCGGGCCCGCCCGCGAGATGACGGGCGATCCGCTGGAGTGCCTCCTGAGGCCGCAGTCCAACATGCGGTCCGGGATGGTGCTGCTGCGGCTCATGcgtcggttctggttccggcCGCCGCCGCTGGAGTATCTGGAGCGGAGTTCCCGCACGTCGGGCCAGCTGAAGCCCTCGGTGGGGGGCGGCGGGCTGAGAGGGGCGCCGGCGTCCGGGTTCTGGACTGGATCCACCGGGCTCAGCGGCAGAGACTTGGACTGGACCTTAGGACCCAGAGGCAGAGTCAGGCTGGGCTTCCCTGCAGAGAACGGACCGAAACCAGAGTTTAGAGGACAGAACCGACCGAAACCATCAAAAACAGCCCAGAAACTCTGAGAACAGAACCAACGTACTGCTGGCCCGACTCAACAGAACCAACGTGCTGCTGGCCCGACTCAACAGAACCAACGTGCTGCTGGCCcgactcaatgtttacactcacatgtgaaaatgctgcaaacagatgcCAATTATACAATCatatgtctttgaaaagcagaagtggaggctCCTGCACAACCAGGCAGAATACAGCAagaggtttctggatggtaagtcatcaacaaaacagtttgccttttccagcagccattataccCTAACCCAAACACAATGGAGCTTTTGCTAGGTAACAGGTagagctctgctggggttgctaggtaacaggtagagctctgctggggttgctaggtaacaggtggagctctgctggggttgctaggtaacaggtagagctctgctggggttgctaggtaacaggcagaCACCAAATGTGACTCTATCTGGAGGTCGTTCCAGCAGCTCATCAACTCTGGACCACCTGGAGAGATCGTCCAAGATGGCTTCCCCAAACCCGTATCATACCCAGACtcaccagcagagggagctgATGAATGGATTAGAGCTACGGCGTACCTGAGCCTTCCTTCTCCTCCACCACACAAGCCAGAGTCTTCCTGCTGAACGGGCCGGCCGGACTGGCGGTTCTGATCCGCTGGCTGTAGCGGCGAGCCAGAAGACGGACTTTGCTCTCGGCTCTGTCCACATCGTCTGTTTGCTCCGTCTCCTCCGTTGGTTTGTCGCCGCCGGCCTCCGTCCTCAGCTGCGTCACCCGGGGAACCGTGGCTCGCAGCATCACCGTCTGTTCCCCGAAGCATCTGGAGGTACCGGTCTGACCTCCGGCCCGGCTGAGCGCTGCGGTTCTGGTCTTTGGCAGAGAGGGATTGAGGGAGTCCTCTGTGACGGCGCTGAGGTCGGAGTTTCCCTGGTCGGGGTCGCAGCTCTTGGTCCAGGTTAAGCTGCTGACGCCGGCGGAGACGGAGGGTTTCACAGTCTCTCTGGATCGACTGGGTTCCCTGTCTTCACTTTGGGATCTGGAGATCTGTCGCTCCATCGCCTGCCAGATCTTAATCATCTCCGATGAAGATCTGAACTCTTCCTCTGACAGATCATCGTGTGTCGGCCGGAACCTGCGCGGTTCTTCACAGTCATTGCTCAACAGATCGGACTTCAACGAGTCCAAAGACTGACTGGAGAGCAGGAGGTCCTTCGTCTCAGCCGGTTCAGTGGACAGAGGATCCACATCCTGAGGCGTGGCTGAAGCAGGAGGATCGGACTGGGCCGTCTCTACACTGGGGATGCTGTTGAAGCGGCTGACGGAGCTCCGGACCAGACCCGATGGGATGTAGGTCAGGCTCTCCCTGCGCCGCAGGCCGAACGAGGCGTCCTGGCTCTCGGCGTTCTCGTAGTAGCTCTTGATTTTCCCGATGAGCAGCTGGTCCTGCTTGGACAGGGTGGAGTCCCGCCGCCGCCGAACGCTGCGGTCCGGCTCGAAGAGGCTGTCGTCTCTGGGGGACAGCAGACTGAGGTCCGCGCCGCCAAACGCCTCGGGCGGATCGGAGGAGTTGCTGTTGAGGCGCAGCGGGCGGTCGGCCGACTCGGACCGCAGGCTGAGCATGCTGCCGGTCCTGCTGGGTAGACGAGGGGACAGACAGGCGAGGGAGCGGGCGTCGTCTTGGGCCAGGCTGCCTCTCTTGATGCTGTTAAAGTGCTGGGCGATGGCGCTGGCCTTGTCCAGCACCGAGGACGGCAGAATACTGGACTCGTCATCCGGCGCCTCCCTCTCGTCCTCTGAGGACTCGGCGCTGCTCAGGGTCTTGGAGTCAGAATCAAATGTGGCAGAAGACGGTAACTCAGCCGGTTCTGGATCTTCAGACTTCTGAGGAACCTCAGGGACTACAGAAGGATCCGAACTAGCGGACGGTTCTGGTTCAGAGTCTTCTGGTTCTTCCAACGGGTTCTCTTGAGGCAACGCATCTgcagactgaaaagaaaaagatatggGTCAACACATGAGGATCGTATCAGGCTGGTTCCAGTCCACTGATGCCTGGATGAAAACGTTCAAAACGTTTCCCTGATGTGAGTCGACCCTCAAACTTTGACCCAAACCTTCTCAACTGATCAGACTCATCCTGTGGTCGACCGGTTCTCTGATTCGTCCCCATTTGCAGCCTTTGTGCGGTTCCTCTGAATTTTTTGGAACCAGATTAGGGAAGGTACAACCCAGACTGAGTCCACACGCAACGATCTGACTGGCACCAGATGACGTCAACGACCGGATCGTAACCGTAACAGGAGATACAAGAAACCTTCAAAACGATAAACTGATCTCTCAGGATGAAGTTGGTTGTGTTCCACGTGATTAAAGCTGATGATTCGAGTCCCTGACATTCTGAAGTCACCGAGTCTTTGAGTTGTTCTCAACAGTCAGAGTCGTCTAGTTAAATAAAAGTTCCTGAATAGTTTCTGGAAGCTGCTGTTTACCTGCTCAGGTGTCGGTTCAGGTCCGATCAGCTCGTCCTCAGAGAGCTGACCGTTTTCTTTGGTTGCAGCGTTGCAACTTTTCTCTGCCTCCTGCAAGTAGAAACACGTTGCAGTCACACATTTTAGACTGCAGGAGCCATGAAACTCATTTTTACAGATGGAAATAAACTGTTTGGAGGGTGAAGCAGCACAGCAGCTTttgcaaaacatgaaataaacgCATAAAAAATAGGAATAAGCAGCAAACTGAAGGCAAACCTTCAGCATTCAGGCTAACATACAGCGGCTGAGCACCCTGAGGAACTGtctgaggtcaaagttcaggttccactggctgattatttcactgcTAACATGAGAAActgtgaaactttttaaaacaaactcctacatGTTACATATTAGGACCTGAAACTCCACTAACTGCTTGCTAAGGTTTCGTGTTTCTGCagtgtgagcagcagcagcagctggttttGCAGCTGGAGTTATGGCGGCCGTCCGTTCAGCGCGTGACGGAGCTGCAGCGGCCCAGGCAGCAGAAAGCCTCACCGTCCCCGCAGAGGAAAGGAAGGCCTGGACGGTGTGCTGCCAGCAGGAGATGGCAGCCAGCACGGAGCTGACAAAGTCCTCTACCTGCTCGTCCTCCAGGAGGAAGTCGTCCAGCCGGCCGGCCTCGTCCTCGCCGCCGTCCGGCTCGCCCAGGCTGCTGGAGCCCAGCGTGCTGCTGCTGATGGCGCCCTGCAGGGAGCGCCCGTCGCCCGCCAGCGCGTCCTCACTGACCGCATGCTGCGGGACGCCACACGCTGCTACATTACATCCATCTACAACCACGGCTAGTCGCCCCCACAGAGCCATGCTAACGGCTAGCGGATCAGTTCCTTACCTCCAGAGGCgctgaggcagcagcaggtcagCGGACgatttgattggttggacacAGAAGAAACTCGTTAGAATCACAACTTTACAGCATTTACATCCTGGAGTTACAACTGGAACATTTCTGGCCCTGAAccataaaacaacttttaccACAACTGTTAAAATAACTGAACAAAATCATTACAAGGTTGATCAAAATGTTACACCGCCCCCAGGAGGGTAAAGGTTGTCATTACACTCCTACCTGTAGCTTCAGTCTTCAGGAAGTGACTCTTTCAGCTTTGTAGTTGTTTTTAACCTGCTTACTGCAGCAATGCATGCTGGGTACAGAACTACAGCAATGCATGCTGGGTACAGAACTACAGCAATGCATGCTGGATACAGAACTACAGCAATGCATGCTGGGTACAGAACTACAGCAATGCATGCTGGGTACAGAACTACAGCAATGCATGCTGGGTACAGAACTACAGCAATGCATGCTGGGTACAGAACTACAGCAATGCATGCTGAGTACAGAACTACAGCAATGCATGCTGGGTACAGAACTACAGCAATGCACAGAAATgatgaactttattcaacttaaagtttacaaaacagtcGAATAAATTAGCGCTTTAGAATTTATCCACAAAGATTAATTTAGAGGAAGCTAAATATGCTAAATGTTTCAGCTAGTaaaatgctaaagcgctaaattAAGActtagctctgctattagcagTGCAGCCTTCAATGCAGCCAATTAAATTAGTTtgaatttatccagaaaaatgAGTTTACaggaagctaagtgtgctaaacgCTGTTAGcctaaatattacaaaaacagatgtttcaccatgtgaaaacagatttttacctTTATTCCTCTTTAGCATGTGCTTGGTTGGttctgcagaagaaaagaaacagtttttaatgaGACAATCAGAAAGGATGGActataaatattaatgtgttttatacCCAGAGTTTTCAATACTGAACTCAGGAATACGTCAACATGTCAGACAGATAAACGTACAAAGTATCCAGGAAATTACTCcactgaaaaagtatttggtaaaacttACTGAGCAACTGATtgaattatcaatcatttaatatttaatcatcaTCAGatagagaaaaatataaagtggaaattttgatgttttaatccAATAATTTATATCAGTAACAAACTGCAGGTGAGCGTCTGGaggattttaaaacatgtttgtttttcattcagtgggaagaaaatccagaaatttactgaagtaaaataaaaacactcctGAGGTCGAATGTTTCCCTAAAAGTAACTGGAACTACCCGACTGCCTGCGGCCCTGGCGAGCGTCTCGGGGAAACTCGTCCGTCGCGGCTTTCTTCAGCCGCTCGGGGCTGTACCGGTACCGGGCCGGACCTGCAGACAAGCACAGCGCCGTCAGACCCAGAACGCCGCCTCCGCTGGAGGACGAAGAGCAGCAGAGTCATCCTCACCGATGGAGTCCATCTCCAGAATGGCTTCCTTCGCCTGAAACACAAAGCAGGCAGCTGCTGGGACTCTGTGCTGGTCTTACTGGTCGTACTGGAGTCTGAGCCACTCACCTTCTGTGGGATGGCGGCTTGGTGGTTTTCCAAAATGATGCGTTTGATGTGATGAGCCCAAAGCTTCTTTTCTTCCACCGTCTTCGCCTGAAACACGAAGCGAGTGAAGAGAAACGGCAGATCGGAAATCTGAACGATTTTCAAAGTTCTGTGGTGGAAAGACTGGATCTCATTTCCTGACCTCAGAAATGATTAATGgtgattaatcatttattgaaataattgtcaactattctagtaatcgattaatcgttaactggagtatgaGAAAATGTCagtgattaagaaaaaaatttacaaaaatatgaacattttgcatttaagaaaaaatccTTCTTTGTGCAAATTTCTGTTATTCAactaatcgattaatcgttagaaTCATTAATCAAATAATCGATGACTAAAATAATGGATAGCTGCATCCCTACAGACAGATTACGTTACTTCATCTGGAAATTATACATTTgagtaaaaatcacatctggatccaataattattttagaaattgagAATGGAATCAATTATTTGGATGATTAGTTGGATTGTAAATAAACTATCCATTAAtctttttatgaataaattaaaagactCACCTGCACGTTGTGAGTCTGTTTCAGGTGTTTGTAATGGCTGACGCTGAAGCTCAGCGAATCCTTGGCGCTCTCGATCAGCAGCAGCGTCGACGACTGGAGAAGCACAGAAACGTGGAGACATGAGAATGACGCCGGCGTTGCCGACCGCGgcccgttgccatggtaactcaCAGAGATGTGCGTCTTGTAGACGAAGTGCTCGCCGCGGCGCTTGGTGATGAGCAGCATGCGGTCGAACAGGAAGAGCGTGCGCTCGTGTCGGGCCCGGGGAACCTTGAAGGTTCCCTCCAGCACCAGTTCGCCGTACGTGGTGAGGTCCGGACCTTTCCAGTTCACCAGCAGAGACTGGACCTCCTGCAAGAGGTCAAGGGTCAGACGAAGGCTGCTGCTGTTAGCGCTTTAGCGTAACTGTGCTAACGTGCCGCTAACAGtgtgaaagaaataaacttttacatgagtttcacttttcaaattgaaaaactgcaataaatagAAAGAGTGATTTGTTGATGCCGCTGCATGACAACGTTAGCGACCTGCAGCCGCACGGCGTGCTCGTGTTTCCTCTTCATGTCGTTGATGTACCAGGCCACCCAGGTCATGGTGTAGAGCGCCTCCTCCACCACGTCGTAGCCCTCCTTCTGAGCCCCAAAGTGCTTCGCGATCTCCTGAACACCAGCAGCAAGACGGAGAAAATCAGGAAACATCTGTTTCTACGCAGACTCTGGTTTTCTGTTGCTACGTCAACGATTTGATTACAGCTGTGGATTTATAACCAATGAACTCGATGTCCGCC
The Gambusia affinis linkage group LG22, SWU_Gaff_1.0, whole genome shotgun sequence DNA segment above includes these coding regions:
- the LOC122825608 gene encoding pleckstrin homology domain-containing family G member 3-like isoform X2 codes for the protein MGYQRGIWRSLAGGGGGGGGGRAAAVVRCSCSEQKVTFCFRSASDSRPLLRIESPRLSIASISSDERAPSATPSDPSDPPASGQRPLSLISTLSSGSGSSRDDCVAPPPESSGVDLNQNPSPEKRGRSFIHNKNNNNKASTPSRASSRRQPALPFVGATMVPDPKLKYLDRIVLEIIETERMYVRDLKIIVEDYLAHIIDESDLSNQPKLVCDLFGNIEDIYEFNSELLQDLERCDNDPVAIASCFVSKSEDFDIYTQYCTSYPESVEALTKCMNNKSVAKFFRDRQASLKHSLPLGSYLLKPVQRILKYHLLLQEIAKHFGAQKEGYDVVEEALYTMTWVAWYINDMKRKHEHAVRLQEVQSLLVNWKGPDLTTYGELVLEGTFKVPRARHERTLFLFDRMLLITKRRGEHFVYKTHISSSTLLLIESAKDSLSFSVSHYKHLKQTHNVQAKTVEEKKLWAHHIKRIILENHQAAIPQKAKEAILEMDSIGPARYRYSPERLKKAATDEFPRDARQGRRQSEPTKHMLKRNKAPLEHAVSEDALAGDGRSLQGAISSSTLGSSSLGEPDGGEDEAGRLDDFLLEDEQEAEKSCNAATKENGQLSEDELIGPEPTPEQSADALPQENPLEEPEDSEPEPSASSDPSVVPEVPQKSEDPEPAELPSSATFDSDSKTLSSAESSEDEREAPDDESSILPSSVLDKASAIAQHFNSIKRGSLAQDDARSLACLSPRLPSRTGSMLSLRSESADRPLRLNSNSSDPPEAFGGADLSLLSPRDDSLFEPDRSVRRRRDSTLSKQDQLLIGKIKSYYENAESQDASFGLRRRESLTYIPSGLVRSSVSRFNSIPSVETAQSDPPASATPQDVDPLSTEPAETKDLLLSSQSLDSLKSDLLSNDCEEPRRFRPTHDDLSEEEFRSSSEMIKIWQAMERQISRSQSEDREPSRSRETVKPSVSAGVSSLTWTKSCDPDQGNSDLSAVTEDSLNPSLPKTRTAALSRAGGQTGTSRCFGEQTVMLRATVPRVTQLRTEAGGDKPTEETEQTDDVDRAESKVRLLARRYSQRIRTASPAGPFSRKTLACVVEEKEGSGKPSLTLPLGPKVQSKSLPLSPVDPVQNPDAGAPLSPPPPTEGFSWPDVRELRSRYSSGGGRNQNRRMSRSSTIPDRMLDCGLRRHSSGSPVISRAGPTSGVWQRSGPDGCTGPTLWTRGSACSRWAICSGSGGIATLWTTVTTSPPRRRSQTTPNTRSSSWRSFQNPGTGNRVRTTDTSRSARPPAGRKSPSWPSSTAAAPTRSPTTTG
- the LOC122825608 gene encoding pleckstrin homology domain-containing family G member 3-like isoform X4 codes for the protein MGYQRGIWRSLAGGGGGGGGGRAAAVVRCSCSEQKVTFCFRSASDSRPLLRIESPRLSIASISSDERAPSATPSDPSDPPASGQRPLSLISTLSSGSGSSRDDCVAPPPESSGVDLNQNPSPEKRGRSFIHNKNNNNKASTPSRASSRRQPALPFVGATMVPDPKLKYLDRIVLEIIETERMYVRDLKIIVEDYLAHIIDESDLSNQPKLVCDLFGNIEDIYEFNSELLQDLERCDNDPVAIASCFVSKSEDFDIYTQYCTSYPESVEALTKCMNNKSVAKFFRDRQASLKHSLPLGSYLLKPVQRILKYHLLLQEIAKHFGAQKEGYDVVEEALYTMTWVAWYINDMKRKHEHAVRLQEVQSLLVNWKGPDLTTYGELVLEGTFKVPRARHERTLFLFDRMLLITKRRGEHFVYKTHISSSTLLLIESAKDSLSFSVSHYKHLKQTHNVQAKTVEEKKLWAHHIKRIILENHQAAIPQKAKEAILEMDSIGPARYRYSPERLKKAATDEFPRDARQGRRQSEPTKHMLKRNKAPLEEAEKSCNAATKENGQLSEDELIGPEPTPEQSADALPQENPLEEPEDSEPEPSASSDPSVVPEVPQKSEDPEPAELPSSATFDSDSKTLSSAESSEDEREAPDDESSILPSSVLDKASAIAQHFNSIKRGSLAQDDARSLACLSPRLPSRTGSMLSLRSESADRPLRLNSNSSDPPEAFGGADLSLLSPRDDSLFEPDRSVRRRRDSTLSKQDQLLIGKIKSYYENAESQDASFGLRRRESLTYIPSGLVRSSVSRFNSIPSVETAQSDPPASATPQDVDPLSTEPAETKDLLLSSQSLDSLKSDLLSNDCEEPRRFRPTHDDLSEEEFRSSSEMIKIWQAMERQISRSQSEDREPSRSRETVKPSVSAGVSSLTWTKSCDPDQGNSDLSAVTEDSLNPSLPKTRTAALSRAGGQTGTSRCFGEQTVMLRATVPRVTQLRTEAGGDKPTEETEQTDDVDRAESKVRLLARRYSQRIRTASPAGPFSRKTLACVVEEKEGSGKPSLTLPLGPKVQSKSLPLSPVDPVQNPDAGAPLSPPPPTEGFSWPDVRELRSRYSSGGGRNQNRRMSRSSTIPDRMLDCGLRRHSSGSPVISRAGPTSGVWQRSGPDGCTGPTLWTRGSACSRWAICSGSGGIATLWTTVTTSPPRRRSQTTPNTRSSSWRSFQNPGTGNRVRTTDTSRSARPPAGRKSPSWPSSTAAAPTRSPTTTG